From Lysinibacillus sp. SGAir0095, the proteins below share one genomic window:
- a CDS encoding GGDEF domain-containing protein — MISNELIHRRNSILFVLISVFYFVQVTVNSFIEGLASIFPPAFLFTVFGILLILFIHKKVNPKITMYVMVSCMYIYIYFLLTDSPYLVNYLFMWLALPLSAIYQNSRLVVIAGIASIILTFYSFFYLHNEIFPNVVKEDFVYLVLFGLFTTAFLLTFIHKIKEANVKLQKLAYQDPLTGAANRLLLKEKFDLQKELKVHSIALLFMDMNGFKKINDTYGHEIGDQLLEGIVSRVSGVLRETDLLCRLGGDEFVILVSNIDNLILESLSERIQFALDKPIVLDHLMISVSASMGWAYTTDVPHANLDNMIKIADRAMYKDKGNELIASHI, encoded by the coding sequence ATGATTAGTAATGAATTAATTCATCGTCGAAATTCAATATTATTTGTTTTGATAAGTGTTTTTTATTTCGTGCAAGTAACGGTTAATAGTTTCATTGAAGGATTAGCAAGTATTTTCCCTCCAGCTTTTTTATTTACCGTTTTTGGCATTCTTCTGATACTATTCATTCACAAAAAAGTAAATCCCAAAATAACTATGTATGTAATGGTCAGCTGTATGTATATCTATATCTATTTCTTACTGACTGATTCTCCGTATTTAGTAAATTATTTATTCATGTGGCTAGCTTTACCTCTAAGTGCCATCTATCAAAATTCTCGATTGGTAGTGATAGCAGGTATTGCTTCTATCATTCTTACATTTTATTCTTTCTTTTATCTTCATAATGAAATTTTTCCGAATGTCGTAAAGGAGGATTTTGTTTATCTTGTTTTGTTTGGCTTATTTACTACAGCTTTTCTATTAACTTTTATTCACAAGATAAAAGAGGCAAACGTTAAGCTCCAGAAATTAGCGTATCAGGATCCTTTAACTGGGGCAGCAAATCGGTTACTACTCAAGGAAAAGTTTGATTTACAAAAAGAATTAAAAGTCCATTCGATCGCACTATTATTCATGGATATGAATGGATTTAAAAAAATAAATGATACATATGGACATGAAATAGGGGATCAATTATTAGAGGGAATTGTTTCAAGGGTAAGTGGTGTACTGAGAGAGACGGATTTACTTTGTCGATTAGGTGGAGATGAATTTGTGATTTTAGTATCCAATATCGACAATCTAATACTAGAAAGTTTATCGGAGCGTATTCAATTTGCTCTGGATAAGCCAATCGTCTTGGATCATCTAATGATAAGTGTTTCTGCTAGTATGGGGTGGGCCTACACTACTGATGTTCCCCATGCAAATTTAGACAATATGATCAAAATTGCAGATAGAGCCATGTACAAGGACAAGGGAAATGAACTGATTGCCAGTCACATCTAG